The DNA window GCCTTGGCCAGCGCCTTCTCGTTCTCGATGACGTGTTCGGGGGCCTGGACGACCACGTTGCCCACCGTGTCGAAACCGGCACGGCCGGCCCGGCCCGCGATCTGGTGGAACTCGCGTGCGCTGAGCCTGCGTACCCGGCTCCCGTCGTACTTGCTCAACCCGGTGAACAGCACGGTGCGGATGGGAACGTTGACACCGACACCGAGAGTGTCCGTGCCGCAGATGACCTTGAGCAGACCGGCTTGGGCGAGCCGTTCCACCAACCGCCGGTACTTGGGCAGCATCCCGGCGTGGTGCACTCCGATGCCGTGTCGCACGTAACGGGAGAGGTTGCGCCCGAACTTCGTGGTGAACCGGAACCCGCCGATCTCCTCGGCGATCGCGTCCTTCTCCGCCCGGGTGCACATGTTGATGCTGGTGAGCGACTGGGCGCGTTCCACGGCCTGGGCCTGGGTGAAGTGCACGATGTACACGGGCGCTTCCCGCTCACCGAGCAGCTCCTCCAGGGTCTCGTGCAGCGGGGTGCTGCGGTAGGAGTAGTACAGCGGAACCGGGCGTTCGGCCGAGCTGACCACGGCCGTCCTGCGGCCGGTGCGCCGCGTCAGGTCCTCCTCGAAGCGGGTGACGTCGCCCAACGTCGCCGACATCAGCAGGAACTGCGCCTGGGGGACCTCCAGCAGCGGCACCTGCCAGGCCCATCCCCGCTCCGGGTCACCGTAGAAGTGGAACTCGTCCATGACCACGGTGCCGATGTCGGCGCTGGTGCCGTCCCGCAGCGCGATGTTGGCCAGTACCTCGGCAGTGCAGCACACGATGGGCGCATCGGCGTTGACACTGGCATCGCCGGTCATCATGCCGACGTTCTCGGTTCCGAACAGGTTGCACAGTTCGAAGAACTTCTCCGAGACGAGGGCCTTGATCGGTGCGGTGTAGAACGCGCACTCGTCCCTTCCCAACGCCGCGAACAGCGCACCGGCCGCCACCAGGCTCTTCCCGGAACCGGTGGGGGTGCTGAGGATGACGTTGGAGCCCGTCACGATCTCGATGAGGGCTTCTTCCTGGTGCGGGTAGAGAGTGAGCCCCTGCTCCCCGGCCCAGGTCTCGAATGCCGCGTAGACGGTGTCGGGTTCTGGTTCGGCCGGAAGCTGATCTATGAGAAGCACGTTTCCTATGGTGCCCGCTTCAGAGCACCTCCTGGTCCATACCGCTGCGGGACCTGCTGTCGGACCACGGTTCCGCCGCCGCGTGCGCGGGTGTGTGGGATTCGTCGTGTTCGCGGTGCAGCGTGATGTCGACGTGTGCCAGGTCCTGTGTGTCCAGCGCGGCCCGGGCGAGCCGCGGTGCGTGTTCGGGGGCGGTCACGAGCAGGGCCAACCGTTCGCTGGGGAGGTCGGACGCGCTGTAGACACCGTTGCCGTCGGTCTCGTGGGTGGCGATCCGGGTTCCGGCGCTGTCGGTGAGCGTGACGGTGGCTCCCGCCACCGGCGTGCCGTGGGCGTCGGCGACGCGCCCGACGAGCGAGGGGACACTCTGTTCCCCGGCCTGCGCCTCGCGCCGTTCGGCCCGTTTGGTGCGGATCGTGTCCACGAGGACGAGTGCGACGCCGAACACGGTCCAGGAGCTGAGCACGGTCAGGGGCCAGGCGAGCTTGACCCCGTCGAAGTACAGGATGTTACGGATCGCCTCGATTCCCTGGCCCATGGGGAGGAACGGGTGGAGGGCCTGGAAGAAGCGGGGGACCATCTCCACCGGGATGGCTCCGCCGCTGGAGGGCAGGCTCAGCAGGACGAACAGCCCCAGAGCCACACCGGGGAAGGCGCGTTTCGTGAAGGGCATCAGTCCCAGGCACGGCCAGATGACCGACTGGGTGATCAGGAACGCGAGGGGCAGCACCCAGGGGTCGCTGGGGATGACGTCCATGCTCGTGCTGATGGCGTAGCACAGCACCGATGTCACGAGCCCGAAGGCGGAGGCCGCCAGGCACTTGATCCACCTGGCGAGGTGGGGAGCCTGCGCGGAGAGCATCATCACCGCGATGTAGCCGGTGAGGTTCCAGGGAAGAACCATGTAGAACAGGCTGGTTCCCAACCCGTCCCCGGGAGCGCTCGGTGCGACGTCGGTGGTGGTGAGCTCGGCTCCGTCCTGCTGCGCGATGGGGGCGAAGGTCTCCTGCACCGTCATGGCCAGGGAGCGGCCCAGTGAGCTCGAGAAGTAGAGCTCGTGGTCTCCGGGGGCGTAGGCGGCGACCACGTCGCGGTCCAGAACCGCCTGCCGCGCTTCCTTCGCGTCGTCGGCGGGGCTGACGTCGAAACTGTCCGGGGCCTTGTCCTCCAGAGCCATGGAGACCGCGGCCGCTGGCTGCTCTCCCACCACCGCGACCGGCATGTCGGTCGGCTCGGGGGAGTGGAACGGCAGCAGGTAGCACAGCATGAACCCGACGGCGAAGAACAGCGGGAACCACAGTCCCAACCCCAGGGACTTCGCTACCGATGTCGGGGCATGCGTGTCGGACAAGAGGCACCTCGCGTGAGTGGGGCGTCGTTCGGCGTTACGGGGGGACACGTACAGTGTAGAAAAATTTTGCAGAACTGCAAAACTGCATTAATGTAAAAATCGTGTTAGCTGGAGGGAACGCGTAACGCCGAACCGCCGTTAACCTCGGTAGGGAACACACAGTGGTGGGCGTGGAGTGACGATGACAACGGTGGACGACGACGGCTGCGGTCTGCGTGAACGCAAGAAACGCATGACACGTTCCGCCCTGCGCGAGGCGGCGGTGCGGCTGTTCGGCGAACACGGTCCCGAGGCCGTCACGGTGGAGGACATATGCGCCGCGGCCGGAGTGTCACCGCGGACCTTCTTCAACTACTTCGCGTCCAAGGAGGAGACCGTCCTCCCGTTCACCGCTGACACGCACGACCGCCTGGTGCAGGAGCTCCGCCAGCGGCCGGCGGGAGAGGAGCCGCTTCCGGCGCTCCACGCCGTGCTGCGCGCCGCCGTCTCCCGCGCGATGCTCAGCGAGACCTGGCAGGAGGAGGCCCGGCTGCTACGCGTCCATCCCCAACTGCTGCACCGGGGGATCGCAGCGAGCAGGTCCACGCAGGGTGCCCTGGCGACCGGCGTAGCCGAACGAACCGGCCGCGAGACGAGTGACCCCTACGTGTGGTTGGTGGCCGCGGTCGCCACGACGGCGATGCGCGTGGCGGTCGACGTGTGGCAGGAGGGAACGGAGGAGTCCGACCCTCTCGCCGCGCTGGACCAGGCCTTCCAGTGGCTGGAACAGGGGCTGGCACCGCCGCGCTCCTGAACCGAACGGGAAGGGGGATCGGAACACGCCTTCCCAGGCCCCGGGAAAACGGGACACGCCCCGGAACGGGACGCGCCCCACACGAACGCCCGCGGCGGTGTCACACCAGCCCGAGCTTGGCGACCGCCTCACGCTCCTCACTGAGCTCCCGAACCGAGGCGTCGATCCGCTCGCGGGAGAACTCGTCGATCTCCAGCCCCTGGACGATCTCCCAGCGGCCACCACGGGAGACGGCTGGGAAGGAGCTGATCAGCCCCTCCGGGACACCGTAGGAACCGTCGGAGGGAACACCGGCCGAGACCCAGTCCCCCTCCGGCGTCCCGTTGACCCAGTCGTAGACGTGGTCGATTGCCGCGTTGGCCGCCGACGCGGCGGAGGAGGCGCCGCGCGCCTCGATGATGGCCGCACCGCGCTTGGCCACCGTCGGGATGAAGTCGTTCTCCAACCACGCCTGGTCGTCCACCGCCTTGGCCCCGGTGGTGCCATTGACCTCGGCGTGGAAGATGTCGGGGTACTGCGACGCCGAGTGGTTGCCCCACACCGTCAGCTTCCTGATGTCGTTGACCGACACGTTGAGTTTCTTCGCGAGCTGCGCGAGCGCCCGGTTGTGGTCCAGCCGCATCATGGCCGTGAACCGCTCGGCCGGCACGTCGGGCGCGTGGGCCTGGGCGATCAGCGCGTTGGTGTTGGCCGGGTTGCCGACCACCAGCACCCGGACATCGTCAGCGGCGCCGGCGTTGATGGCCTCACCCTGCGGCTTGAAGATACCGCCGTTGGCCTCCAACAGGTCGGCGCGTTCCATCCCCTGGGAGCGGGGACGGGCCCCCACGAGCAGGGCGATGTTGGTCCCCGAGAACGCCTCGCTCGCGTTGTCGAAGATGTCGATGCTGCGCAGCAGCGGGAACGCGCAGTCCTCGAGCTCCATCGCCGTACCTTCGGCGGCGTGTACGGCCTGCGGGATCTCCAGCAGCCGCAGCCGCACCGGCGTGTCCGACCCCAGGAGCTGCCCGGAGGCGATCCGGAAAAGCAGCGCGTATCCGATCTGGCCGGCCGCGCCGGTGACCGTGACGGTAACGGGTTGTTGGGCCATGAGCTGTTCGTCCTTCTTATGGCAACGGGTATGGGGCACGAACCTTCCCTCCGGAGGGCCGGGTGCACGCCGACCCTTCCGGGAGATGCCACGCGGGCGCGTAC is part of the Haloactinospora alba genome and encodes:
- a CDS encoding carboxypeptidase regulatory-like domain-containing protein, translating into MSDTHAPTSVAKSLGLGLWFPLFFAVGFMLCYLLPFHSPEPTDMPVAVVGEQPAAAVSMALEDKAPDSFDVSPADDAKEARQAVLDRDVVAAYAPGDHELYFSSSLGRSLAMTVQETFAPIAQQDGAELTTTDVAPSAPGDGLGTSLFYMVLPWNLTGYIAVMMLSAQAPHLARWIKCLAASAFGLVTSVLCYAISTSMDVIPSDPWVLPLAFLITQSVIWPCLGLMPFTKRAFPGVALGLFVLLSLPSSGGAIPVEMVPRFFQALHPFLPMGQGIEAIRNILYFDGVKLAWPLTVLSSWTVFGVALVLVDTIRTKRAERREAQAGEQSVPSLVGRVADAHGTPVAGATVTLTDSAGTRIATHETDGNGVYSASDLPSERLALLVTAPEHAPRLARAALDTQDLAHVDITLHREHDESHTPAHAAAEPWSDSRSRSGMDQEVL
- a CDS encoding TetR/AcrR family transcriptional regulator codes for the protein MTTVDDDGCGLRERKKRMTRSALREAAVRLFGEHGPEAVTVEDICAAAGVSPRTFFNYFASKEETVLPFTADTHDRLVQELRQRPAGEEPLPALHAVLRAAVSRAMLSETWQEEARLLRVHPQLLHRGIAASRSTQGALATGVAERTGRETSDPYVWLVAAVATTAMRVAVDVWQEGTEESDPLAALDQAFQWLEQGLAPPRS
- a CDS encoding malate dehydrogenase — protein: MAQQPVTVTVTGAAGQIGYALLFRIASGQLLGSDTPVRLRLLEIPQAVHAAEGTAMELEDCAFPLLRSIDIFDNASEAFSGTNIALLVGARPRSQGMERADLLEANGGIFKPQGEAINAGAADDVRVLVVGNPANTNALIAQAHAPDVPAERFTAMMRLDHNRALAQLAKKLNVSVNDIRKLTVWGNHSASQYPDIFHAEVNGTTGAKAVDDQAWLENDFIPTVAKRGAAIIEARGASSAASAANAAIDHVYDWVNGTPEGDWVSAGVPSDGSYGVPEGLISSFPAVSRGGRWEIVQGLEIDEFSRERIDASVRELSEEREAVAKLGLV